In Nocardia asteroides, a single genomic region encodes these proteins:
- a CDS encoding non-ribosomal peptide synthetase produces MDGVRRSARGNRRRRPGSPLFGQLLTAAVESAADSVAIRYNPTGDPADQRELTYQQLDQSSSRLARELIERGIGPGDVVAVGIARSADSVLAVWSIAKTGAAYVPVDPAYPAERIGHIVADSGAVLGLTTAAHRAALGDGVEWLVLDDPAQAERIAARPAHPVSYTDRVRQLDERHPAYVIYTSGSTGKPKGVVVTHAGLNGLVAAEREHYGVTGEARVLHVCSPNFDVSVLELLLTFTAGATLVIAPPAVFGGFELADLLRRERVTHMLITPGALESVDPDGLDDLRTVVVAGDKFGPELVGRWARPPGASGSTSERAFYNGYGPTEATILATSTPPMDPAQPVTIGASIPGVGAFVLDNRLRPVPAGVVGELYLTGPALAQGYLNRPGLTAERFVASPFGADSGAPGLRLYRTGDLVRRSETDGPDGGIIEYLGRSDFQVKVRGFRIELGEIDNALTAHPDIDFAATIGRTLPSGATALVSYVLPRAGAELDVPALDAHLAQTLPGYMIPAAIMALNAIPLTPVGKLDRAALPEPVFAAREFRAPSTPVEEIVADVFAALLLPGGPDEGRVGADDDFFELGGNSLLAAQAAARIGTALGARVPVQLLFEATTVAALAERVQQHAGSAVGEELTAGVRPDRVPLSYAQQRMWFLNRFDPESAVNNIPVAVRLTGALDVAALRTAVTDLVTRHEVLRTVYPEVDGEGYQLVLPVHDPRAVPLFEPEPAAEAAVPGLVVATVTGGFDVTDAPPLRLRLLRLSDTEHVLICVVHHIAGDGFSMGPLTRDLMTAYVRRRDGGAPDWAPLAVQYADFALWQRRVLGAEEQPDSLLAQQISYWRETLAGLPEQLELPADRPRPPAASNRGAVLRFEVDAHTHAGLTALAHRGNATLFMVVHAALAVLLGRLSGTSDVAVGTPTAGRGDAALDDVIGMFVNTLVLRTELDPAVSFADLLAEVRAKDVAAFGHADVPFERLVELLDPVRSPARHPLFQVMLTFQNLARTELELPELTVGGLDLAVPLAKFDLQFSLAEHIDRQGAAHGIAAEITYATDLFDEATIRRVAERFQRVLAAVTADPLVQVGAIELLDADERKAVLTGWNATERELPADETLVSLFQARAAATPDAVALVGADGEQLTYAQFAARVHRLARVLTAEGVEPDSLVALAIRRSVELVVAMYAVLEAGAGYVPLDPDQPADRIDYVLATARPTMVLTTARDEFETVAAPVTVLDALDLTGTADTPLTEPERGGPVRAGSIAYVIFTSGSTGKPKGVAVSHRAIVNRLLWMQDEYRLTADDAVLQKTPATFDVSVWEFFWPLQAGARLVVATPDGHRDPAYLAETIAARGITTAHFVPSMLAVFVATLDEAAGTAGRHAGLRQVFASGEALPAPTAARLRELTGARLHNLYGPTEAAVDVTYHEVVAADTVSVPIGRPVWNTSLYVLDARLRPVPPGVPGELYLAGRQLALGYLGRSDLTADRFVADPFGADGSRMYRTGDLVRWNSGGEVEYLGRTDFQVKLRGLRIELGEIEAALLEQPGVDRSVVVLRGDTPAGEALIGYVVPAAGATVEPEAVRTALGALLPGYMVPAALVVLDEFPLNASGKLDRRALPAPVFVGATGFRAPRTPIEQTVAEVFASLLGGGEIGLDDDFFALGGNSLLATRVVARVNEALQTDLSVRTLFEAPTVAALAGRIVPGSRTGGRPALVAAVRPERIPLSPAQQRMWVLNRFDPDSGVYNIPFALRLTGTLDLPALERSVFDVLERHESLRTRFPVAGPEQQPVQEILAPAAALPGGLPVEQPGDLMGRVVELMSAGFDVTAAPPVRIALLEGDAPGEYLLVVVVHHISGDGASLAPLARDLMTAYLARIAGEGPNWAPLPVQYADYALWQRAVIGTDDDPASVAAQQLGYWKQNLAGLTGALELPQDRPRPALPSMRGAASTFTLSAEVHAGLARIAREHNASLFMVVHAALAVLLSRLSGNRDIAVGTPIEGRGERALDDLVGMFVNTLTLRTAVDAGSTFDALIEQAREVDLAAFANADLPFERIVEVLLPGRSAAFHPLFQVVLAFQNTEQATLDLPGLRVSALDAGAAQAKFDLQLSVSPTHTADGAPGELVAQFTYATDLFDEATVAGFGRRLERVCLAVAADAQVVVGDIDILDEAERDRALAAPEPETVAASTRGTALTQALSLAVEDDPEGPAVVSGEDAVTYQELDARSSQLARVLIGRGCGPGVGVAVRLERGVEQAVALWAVLKAGAAVVPVGTEETVLPPGADIKVGLVLGAAPGSAESLEWIALDDQAVRAEIGSESSRPVTYAIRTRALRGGDPVFLGPVPAAAAGTNGGTRSVSYDGLAAIVDRLRARTELTFESRTFRHGRPESFAALVEVAAAGLAGAALVVPEHGLGADPAAALADEWVTHLLTDRAGFDRIDSAPLADLQAVVLDEGSVTDPGRWADVPAVFGMHDLAGGTGAIE; encoded by the coding sequence ATGGATGGTGTCCGTCGTTCTGCTCGTGGCAACCGCCGACGGCGTCCGGGGAGCCCGCTGTTCGGACAGCTGCTCACCGCGGCGGTGGAGTCCGCCGCCGACTCGGTGGCCATTCGCTACAACCCCACCGGTGACCCGGCCGACCAGCGCGAGCTGACCTACCAGCAGCTGGACCAGAGCTCGTCCCGGCTGGCGCGGGAGCTGATCGAGCGCGGCATCGGCCCCGGTGACGTGGTCGCGGTCGGCATCGCGCGCAGCGCCGACTCGGTGCTCGCGGTGTGGTCGATCGCCAAGACCGGGGCGGCCTACGTCCCGGTCGACCCCGCCTACCCGGCCGAGCGGATCGGGCACATCGTCGCCGATTCCGGCGCGGTGCTCGGGCTCACCACCGCGGCGCACCGGGCTGCGCTCGGCGACGGCGTCGAGTGGCTGGTGCTGGACGACCCGGCCCAGGCCGAGCGGATCGCCGCGCGCCCGGCGCACCCCGTCTCCTACACCGACCGGGTGCGCCAGCTGGACGAGCGGCACCCGGCCTACGTCATCTACACGTCGGGCTCCACCGGCAAGCCCAAGGGCGTCGTGGTCACGCACGCCGGGCTGAACGGGCTGGTCGCCGCCGAGCGCGAGCACTACGGGGTCACCGGCGAAGCGCGGGTGCTGCACGTCTGCTCGCCCAACTTCGACGTCTCGGTGCTGGAGCTGCTGCTCACCTTCACGGCGGGCGCGACCCTGGTCATCGCGCCGCCCGCGGTCTTCGGCGGCTTCGAGCTGGCCGATCTGCTGCGCCGCGAGCGGGTCACGCACATGCTGATCACCCCGGGCGCGCTGGAGTCGGTGGACCCCGACGGCCTGGACGACCTGCGCACCGTCGTGGTGGCCGGCGACAAGTTCGGCCCGGAATTGGTCGGGCGCTGGGCTCGGCCCCCCGGTGCCTCCGGCAGCACGAGCGAGCGCGCCTTCTACAACGGCTACGGCCCCACCGAGGCCACCATCCTGGCGACGAGCACCCCGCCGATGGACCCGGCGCAGCCGGTGACCATCGGCGCCTCCATCCCGGGCGTCGGCGCCTTCGTGCTCGACAACCGGCTGCGGCCGGTGCCCGCCGGGGTGGTCGGCGAGCTGTACCTGACCGGGCCCGCGCTGGCCCAGGGCTACCTGAACCGGCCGGGGCTCACCGCGGAGCGCTTCGTGGCCAGCCCGTTCGGCGCCGACTCCGGCGCCCCGGGGCTGCGGCTCTACCGCACCGGCGACCTGGTGCGGCGCAGCGAGACCGACGGCCCCGACGGCGGGATCATCGAGTACCTCGGCCGCTCCGACTTCCAGGTCAAGGTGCGCGGCTTCCGGATCGAGCTGGGCGAGATCGACAACGCGCTCACCGCGCACCCGGACATCGACTTCGCGGCCACCATCGGCCGCACGCTGCCCTCCGGCGCGACGGCGCTGGTCTCCTACGTGCTGCCGCGGGCCGGCGCCGAGCTGGACGTCCCCGCGCTGGACGCGCACCTCGCGCAGACGCTGCCCGGCTACATGATCCCGGCCGCGATCATGGCGCTGAATGCCATCCCGCTCACCCCGGTCGGCAAGCTGGACCGGGCCGCGCTGCCCGAGCCGGTCTTCGCGGCACGGGAGTTCCGCGCGCCCTCGACCCCGGTCGAGGAGATCGTGGCCGACGTCTTCGCGGCGCTGCTGCTTCCCGGCGGGCCGGACGAGGGCCGGGTCGGCGCGGACGACGACTTCTTCGAGCTCGGCGGCAACTCGCTGCTCGCCGCGCAGGCCGCGGCCAGGATCGGCACCGCGCTCGGCGCGCGGGTGCCGGTGCAGCTGCTCTTCGAGGCGACCACGGTCGCGGCGCTGGCCGAGCGGGTGCAGCAGCACGCGGGCTCGGCGGTCGGGGAGGAGCTGACCGCGGGCGTGCGCCCGGACCGGGTGCCGCTCTCCTACGCGCAGCAGCGCATGTGGTTCCTGAACCGCTTCGACCCGGAGTCGGCGGTGAACAACATCCCGGTGGCGGTGCGGCTCACCGGCGCGCTCGACGTCGCCGCGCTGCGGACCGCCGTCACCGACCTGGTGACCAGGCACGAGGTGCTGCGCACGGTCTACCCGGAGGTCGACGGCGAGGGGTACCAGCTGGTGCTCCCGGTGCACGATCCGCGGGCCGTCCCGCTCTTCGAGCCGGAACCGGCCGCCGAGGCCGCCGTGCCCGGGCTGGTCGTCGCCACCGTGACCGGCGGCTTCGACGTCACCGATGCGCCGCCGCTGCGGCTGCGGCTGCTCCGGCTGAGCGACACCGAGCACGTGCTGATCTGCGTGGTGCACCACATCGCGGGCGACGGCTTCTCCATGGGCCCGCTGACCCGCGACCTGATGACCGCCTACGTGCGGCGCCGGGACGGCGGCGCGCCGGACTGGGCGCCGCTCGCCGTGCAGTACGCCGACTTCGCGCTCTGGCAGCGCAGGGTGCTCGGCGCCGAGGAGCAGCCGGACTCACTGCTCGCCCAGCAGATCTCGTACTGGCGGGAGACGCTGGCCGGGCTGCCGGAGCAGCTGGAGCTGCCCGCCGACCGCCCGCGCCCGCCCGCCGCGTCGAACCGCGGCGCGGTGCTCCGCTTCGAGGTCGACGCGCACACGCACGCCGGGCTCACCGCGCTCGCGCACCGGGGCAACGCGACGCTCTTCATGGTGGTGCACGCCGCGCTCGCGGTGCTGCTCGGCAGGCTCTCCGGCACCTCGGACGTCGCCGTCGGCACCCCGACCGCGGGCCGCGGCGACGCCGCGCTGGACGACGTGATCGGCATGTTCGTCAACACCCTCGTGCTGCGCACCGAGCTCGACCCCGCGGTGTCCTTCGCCGACCTGCTCGCCGAGGTCAGGGCGAAGGACGTGGCGGCCTTCGGCCACGCCGACGTCCCCTTCGAGCGGCTGGTCGAGCTGCTCGACCCGGTGCGCTCGCCCGCGCGGCACCCGCTCTTCCAGGTCATGCTGACCTTCCAGAACCTGGCCCGCACCGAGCTGGAGCTGCCCGAGCTGACCGTCGGCGGGCTGGATCTCGCGGTGCCGCTGGCCAAGTTCGACCTGCAGTTCTCGCTCGCCGAGCACATCGACCGGCAGGGTGCGGCGCACGGCATCGCGGCCGAGATCACCTACGCCACCGACCTCTTCGACGAGGCGACGATCCGCCGGGTGGCCGAGCGCTTCCAGCGGGTGCTCGCCGCCGTCACGGCCGACCCGCTGGTCCAGGTCGGCGCCATCGAACTGCTCGACGCCGACGAGCGGAAGGCCGTGCTCACCGGCTGGAACGCCACCGAGCGCGAGCTGCCCGCCGACGAGACGCTGGTCTCGCTCTTCCAGGCCCGCGCCGCCGCCACCCCGGACGCCGTCGCGCTGGTCGGCGCCGACGGCGAGCAGCTGACCTACGCGCAGTTCGCGGCGCGGGTGCACCGGCTGGCCCGGGTGCTCACCGCCGAGGGTGTGGAGCCGGATTCGCTGGTGGCGCTCGCCATCCGGCGATCGGTGGAGCTGGTGGTCGCCATGTACGCGGTGCTGGAGGCGGGTGCCGGGTACGTCCCGCTCGACCCGGACCAGCCCGCCGACCGGATCGACTACGTGCTGGCGACCGCCCGCCCGACCATGGTGCTCACCACCGCCCGCGACGAATTCGAGACCGTCGCCGCGCCGGTCACCGTGCTGGACGCGCTCGACCTCACCGGCACCGCCGACACCCCGCTCACCGAGCCGGAGCGCGGCGGCCCGGTGCGCGCGGGCTCGATCGCCTACGTCATCTTCACCTCGGGCTCCACCGGCAAGCCGAAGGGCGTCGCGGTGAGCCACCGCGCCATCGTGAACCGGCTGCTCTGGATGCAGGACGAATACCGGCTCACCGCCGACGACGCGGTGTTGCAGAAGACCCCGGCCACCTTCGACGTGTCGGTGTGGGAGTTCTTCTGGCCGCTGCAGGCGGGCGCGCGGCTGGTGGTCGCCACCCCGGACGGCCACCGCGACCCCGCGTACCTGGCGGAGACCATCGCCGCGCGGGGCATCACCACCGCGCACTTCGTGCCGTCCATGCTCGCGGTCTTCGTCGCCACGCTGGACGAGGCGGCGGGCACCGCGGGCAGGCACGCCGGGCTGCGTCAGGTCTTCGCCTCCGGTGAGGCGCTGCCCGCGCCCACGGCGGCCAGGCTGCGCGAGCTGACCGGGGCCAGGCTGCACAACCTGTACGGGCCGACCGAGGCCGCGGTGGACGTCACCTACCACGAGGTCGTCGCGGCCGACACGGTGAGCGTGCCGATCGGCCGCCCGGTCTGGAACACCAGCCTCTACGTACTGGACGCCAGGCTGCGGCCGGTGCCGCCCGGCGTGCCGGGGGAGCTGTACCTGGCCGGACGGCAGCTGGCGCTCGGCTACCTGGGCCGCTCCGACCTCACGGCGGACCGCTTCGTGGCCGACCCGTTCGGCGCGGACGGCAGCCGCATGTACCGGACCGGCGACCTGGTGCGCTGGAACTCCGGCGGCGAGGTCGAGTACCTGGGCCGCACCGACTTCCAGGTGAAGCTGCGCGGGCTGCGGATCGAGCTGGGCGAGATCGAGGCGGCGCTGCTGGAGCAGCCCGGCGTCGACCGCTCGGTGGTGGTGCTGCGCGGGGACACCCCGGCGGGCGAGGCGCTCATCGGGTACGTGGTGCCCGCCGCGGGCGCGACCGTCGAGCCGGAGGCCGTGCGCACCGCGCTCGGCGCGCTGCTGCCCGGGTACATGGTGCCCGCGGCGCTGGTCGTACTCGACGAGTTCCCGCTGAACGCGAGCGGAAAGCTGGACCGCAGGGCACTGCCCGCGCCGGTCTTCGTCGGCGCCACCGGGTTCCGCGCCCCGCGCACCCCGATCGAGCAGACCGTCGCCGAGGTCTTCGCGAGCCTGCTCGGCGGCGGCGAGATCGGGCTGGACGACGACTTCTTCGCGCTCGGCGGCAACTCGCTGCTCGCCACCAGGGTGGTGGCGCGGGTGAACGAGGCGCTGCAGACCGACCTCTCGGTGCGCACCCTGTTCGAGGCGCCGACGGTGGCCGCGCTGGCCGGGCGGATCGTGCCCGGCTCGCGCACCGGCGGGCGCCCCGCCCTGGTGGCGGCGGTGCGCCCGGAGCGGATTCCGCTCTCGCCCGCGCAGCAGCGCATGTGGGTGCTGAACCGGTTCGACCCGGACTCCGGCGTCTACAACATCCCGTTCGCGCTGCGGCTCACCGGCACGCTCGACCTGCCCGCGCTGGAGCGCTCGGTCTTCGACGTGCTGGAGCGGCACGAGTCGCTGCGCACCCGGTTCCCGGTGGCGGGCCCGGAGCAGCAGCCGGTGCAGGAGATCCTCGCGCCCGCCGCGGCGCTGCCCGGCGGGCTGCCGGTGGAGCAGCCGGGCGACCTCATGGGCCGGGTGGTCGAGCTGATGTCGGCCGGGTTCGACGTCACCGCGGCGCCGCCGGTGCGGATCGCGCTGCTCGAAGGCGACGCGCCCGGCGAGTACCTGCTGGTCGTCGTGGTGCACCACATCTCCGGCGACGGCGCGTCGCTGGCCCCGCTCGCCCGCGACCTGATGACGGCCTACCTGGCCCGGATCGCGGGCGAGGGGCCGAACTGGGCGCCGCTGCCGGTGCAGTACGCCGACTACGCGCTCTGGCAGCGCGCGGTGATCGGCACCGACGACGACCCGGCCAGCGTCGCCGCCCAGCAGCTCGGGTACTGGAAGCAGAACCTGGCCGGGCTCACCGGCGCGCTGGAGTTGCCGCAGGACCGGCCGCGCCCCGCGCTGCCGTCGATGCGCGGCGCGGCGAGCACCTTCACGCTCTCCGCCGAGGTGCACGCCGGGCTGGCCCGGATCGCGCGCGAGCACAACGCCTCGCTCTTCATGGTGGTGCACGCGGCGCTCGCGGTGCTGCTCTCCCGGCTCTCCGGCAACCGCGACATCGCCGTCGGCACCCCGATCGAGGGCCGCGGCGAGCGCGCCCTCGACGACCTGGTCGGCATGTTCGTGAACACCCTGACGCTGCGCACCGCGGTGGACGCGGGCAGCACCTTCGACGCGCTGATCGAGCAGGCGCGCGAGGTCGACCTGGCCGCCTTCGCCAACGCCGACCTGCCCTTCGAGCGGATCGTCGAGGTGCTGCTGCCCGGCCGCAGCGCCGCCTTCCACCCGCTCTTCCAGGTGGTGCTCGCCTTCCAGAACACCGAGCAGGCCACCCTGGACCTGCCGGGGCTGCGGGTCTCGGCGCTGGACGCCGGGGCCGCGCAGGCCAAGTTCGACCTGCAGCTGAGCGTCTCGCCGACGCACACCGCGGACGGCGCCCCCGGCGAGCTGGTGGCCCAGTTCACCTACGCCACCGACCTCTTCGACGAGGCCACCGTCGCAGGCTTCGGCCGCAGGCTGGAGCGGGTCTGCCTGGCGGTCGCCGCGGACGCGCAGGTCGTGGTCGGCGACATCGACATCCTGGACGAGGCCGAGCGGGACCGCGCGCTGGCCGCGCCGGAGCCGGAGACGGTGGCCGCGAGTACCAGGGGCACCGCGCTCACCCAGGCGCTCTCGCTGGCGGTGGAGGACGACCCGGAGGGGCCCGCGGTGGTCTCCGGCGAGGACGCCGTCACCTACCAGGAGCTGGACGCCAGGTCGTCGCAGCTGGCCAGGGTGCTGATCGGGCGCGGCTGCGGGCCCGGCGTCGGGGTCGCGGTGCGGCTGGAGCGCGGGGTCGAGCAGGCGGTCGCGCTCTGGGCCGTGCTGAAGGCGGGCGCCGCGGTGGTGCCGGTCGGCACCGAGGAGACGGTGCTTCCGCCCGGTGCGGACATCAAGGTCGGGCTGGTGCTCGGCGCCGCGCCCGGGTCGGCGGAGAGCCTGGAGTGGATCGCGCTGGACGACCAGGCGGTGCGCGCCGAGATCGGCAGCGAGTCGAGCCGCCCGGTCACCTACGCCATCCGGACCAGGGCGCTGCGCGGCGGCGACCCGGTGTTCCTCGGGCCGGTGCCCGCGGCGGCGGCGGGCACCAACGGCGGCACCAGGTCGGTGAGTTACGACGGGCTGGCCGCGATCGTGGACCGGCTGCGCGCCCGCACCGAGCTGACCTTCGAATCGCGGACCTTCCGGCACGGGCGCCCCGAGTCGTTCGCCGCGCTGGTCGAGGTGGCCGCGGCGGGGCTGGCAGGCGCCGCGCTGGTGGTGCCGGAGCACGGCCTCGGGGCCGACCCGGCGGCGGCGCTGGCCGACGAGTGGGTGACCCACCTGCTCACCGACCGCGCCGGTTTCGACCGGATCGACAGTGCTCCGCTCGCCGACCTGCAGGCCGTCGTCCTGGACGAGGGGTCGGTCACCGACCCCGGACGCTGGGCCGACGTTCCCGCGGTGTTCGGCATGCATGATCTCGCCGGTGGCACCGGCGCCATCGAGTAA